The nucleotide sequence atttcttGCTGCTACTTGTTGTGCTGCCTCAGTATTTGCCAAGTTTCTCACAGTTTCAAGCATTTCGGCGGTTAATATAGGTGGAGTGGATGATCCTTCTCCATCAGCATATCTCATTTTGAAATCTCTACTACGCCGCTTGATCCTTCTCCATCAGCATTTCGGTGGCTAATATAGGTGGAGTCCACGCTCCCACCCACAGCCTCTTgagatcatcaattaaaggttgcaaATAAACATCGATTCCCGCCTTTGGACTCGACGGTCCCGGAATGATGCATGTCAAAAACATGTAAGGTTTCGTcttgcacatctcaggagggagatTGTACGGGgtaacaataactggccaacaagaatatgcatTTCCTGAAAAATTATAAGGAGtgaaaccatctgagcataatccaagtcGGACATTTCTGGGTTCAAGTGCAAATTCAAGATGAACTCTATCAAAgtgtttccatgcctcgccatcagatggatgtcgcatcATGCCTGAACTAATTCTGTTTGTATGGTGCCATGCCATTtggcttgcactgtgcattgatgcAAACATTCTTTGCAACCTAGGTATTATTGGTAGATAGAACATAGATTTCACTGCAATGCGATTTTGCCTTTGGTCAACTCCTTTACTGTTAACTAAATACCTCGGACTCtcgcaaaacttacattcctccaattcCCCATCATTTGTACCAAACTcgttgtcataaaacaacatgcaacctctaatgcaacaatcaatcttttttACTTCTaatcccaacttcgacaccatccTCTTTGCATCATAATAACTTGTAGGCATGTTTTCTTTCACAGGAGTCGCGTCCAACATCATTCTCGCAAAGAATtctaaacactgatcaggaacattccaatttgattTCGCAGCCAAaagtctcacacacattgatagctTAGAGTCAGAAGACCCCTCAAACAATggtatatttatttctttcaacAGC is from Vicia villosa cultivar HV-30 ecotype Madison, WI unplaced genomic scaffold, Vvil1.0 ctg.000034F_1_1_3, whole genome shotgun sequence and encodes:
- the LOC131622634 gene encoding uncharacterized protein LOC131622634, which gives rise to MEHYQFYRSWMYDRMFPGRRVLKPLFMEGVVAFLSYAFSQECCRREGGVRCPCLKCGRRNIISDPSEVKRHLERVGFRPNYWVWTSNGETRQEMNREASRSQTHIEPDINRVDPGSSSSHMQCQEQFNLVEEMFTDALGVNVAYDEPQDLDGEEFPNEKAQRFYQLLKEINIPLFEGSSDSKLSMCVRLLAAKSNWNVPDQCLEFFARMMLDATPVKENMPTSYYDAKRMVSKLGLEVKKIDCCIRGCMLFYDNEFGTNDGELEECKFCESPRYLVNSKGVDQRQNRIAVKSMFYLPIIPRLQRMFASMHSASQMAWHHTNRISSGMMRHPSDGEAWKHFDRVHLEFALEPRNVRLGLCSDGFTPYNFSGNAYSCWPVIVTPYNLPPEMCKTKPYMFLTCIIPGPSSPKAGIDVYLQPLIDDLKRLWVGAWTPPILATEMLMEKDQAA